The genomic region TTTCTAGATCTTCGGCTTTTTCATTTTTGAGGAAATGACAGAGGTTGAACATGATGCCAAGATTAGGGTGATTCACTTGGTTTATAAGTTCCATGGCTTGTGGTATAGTAGCAACGGCGAATCCGGCGTGAGGGTAGAGTGCGACGCGGATATTCATTTTGGATGCATTCTCAGTCGTCTGGCGAATCGAGGCAATAATTTCGGGAGTGATTTTTGGAACAGTTAATTCAATGATACAGCCACGATTTTCTAAAGCTTTTAATGCGGCGGGAGCAATCGCTTTAACATTGGCACTACGATAGATACTCAGGACCTTGAGCCCCACTTTTTCATAAGCGGCCATACGCTGAGTTAGCGCGTCGCCGCCACCAAAAATTTGACTAATGCCATCATAACCTAGTTCTTTAAGTACTTTAGCCTCTTCATCAAAAGAACTGAAAGAGGGGATACCGTTTAAAAAAGCAAAAAATGGAGTTTGGGTATTCTCTTCAGCGGATGAAGATAGACAGAGTAGTATTAGGTAAATAAGAGCTTGTTTCATAATTTAGCTTCCGGATGAGTTATTAAGGAGAGGTACTTGCGCACAGGTAAAAAGTTATCACCCCCAGGGTAAGTTCTCTGTCTTGTGCGTAGTACCGTGAGTCCTCATCAGCATAATTGTGTAGATCAATTCCTAGAGCATATTCACTTATTTTGCTTAAGCTCTCCATACATTTAATGATGAATAGGTATTTTGTCCTTAAAATTTTAGGCAATGATATCGTGAATGACTTTGCGAGGTTCTACACCAGTTAAGCGAAGGTCCAAGCCTTGGTGTTTAACTGAGAATTTTTCGTGGTTAATACCGAGTAGGTGCAACACAGTCGCGTTAAAATCATTGATATGAACAGGTTTATCCAAGATATTGTAGGCATATTCATCGGTCACACCATGCTCATAACCTTGTTTGACGCCACCACCGGCCATCCAGTAAGTGAAGCAACGGCCATGATGGTCACGGCCATGATCTGTTTTTGTCAATTTGCCCTGAGAGTAAATAGTACGGCCGAATTCACCACCCCAAATCACGAGAGTGTCATCGAGTAGACCACGACTCTCTAGGTCTTTTAATAGCCCCATTGAGGGTTGATCAATCATATTACATTGCTTCGGCATATGTTTTGGTAAGCTGCTGTGATGATCCCAATTACGGTGGAAGAGTTGGATGAAACGGACACCATTTTCACTGAGTTTACGTGCCTTGATACAATTGTTGGCAAAGGTACCGGGCTTGAGCACATCGGGGCCATAGAGATCGAGAGTCGCTTTGGATTCTTTAGTCATATCAAGCGTATCGGGAACTTCACTTTGCATGCGGTAGGCCATTTCGTATTGGGCAATGCGTGCATCAATTTCAGGATCGCGAATATCTTTATAATGACTACGGTTAAAATCTCCTAGGGTATTGAGTAAATCACGTCGAGAAGAACGTGTGACTCCCTTTGGATTATCCAAATATAAAACAGCTTCTTTACCACTACGCAGTTTAACTCCGGCATGCTTGGAGGGCAGGTTGCCACTGCCCCATAGCCGAGAATAGAGTGCCTGGCCATTGCCGGATCCGCGGGAAATCATGGTTACATAAGAGGGTAGGTTTTGGTTTTGGCTACCAATACCATAACTGAGCCATGAGCCTAAGCTTGGGTGGCCAACGATTTGATTTCCCGTATTGATATAGGTAATGGCGGGATCGTGATTCACCGCTTCAGTATTCATAGTTTTGATAATGCTGAGTTTATCGACCATTTTTGCCGTATGAGGAAGGTACTCACTGACCCAAGTTTGCATTTCACCATGCTTATGAAATTGGTGCATAGGAGCTACGCAGGGGAAAGATTTTTGTCCGCTGGTCATCCCGGTGATACGTTGGCCATTGCGAATGGAATCAGGTAATTCAGTTCCGTGTAATTTGCGCATTTCGGGATGGAAATCAAAAGTATCAATATGTGAGGGGCCACCCGCCATAAAGAGGTAAATTACACGTTTAGCTTTTGGAAGGCCAGGAAGTTTAAAATCGTGACTTATGCCACCGTTATTGGCGAACACATTGTTTTGAAGACCAGTCAAGGCCATCGTCCCTAAACCTAAGCCACTTTTCAGGACGTCTCGTCTATTCATTTTATGATTCATAGTGTTTACTCTTTATTCAGGGTTTCGTCTAAGTTCATGATCAATTGTGCCACTAAGGTCCAGCTTGCATGCTCGCTTAGATCCAGAGACTCATTGCGTTTTGTATCGCCAATTTCCAGTAACATTTTACTATTTTCCGGAGACTTTTCGAAGTCGGCATGACGTCTTAAGTAAAATTCTTTCAGTTTAGTCTTGAGCTCAGGTTTTGGGGGGTGAGCGACTGCGACTTTAAAAGCATAATCAATTTTATCGGAGAGACTAGGGCCACCCTCCTTAATAATCCGCTCAGCAAAAAAGCGTGCCGATTCGACAAAAATGGGATCGTTTAAAGTGATCAGTGCCTGCAGAGGTGTATTTGTACGTGAACGCTCTATGGTGCATTTTTCCCGGCTAGGAGCATCAAAAGTTGTCATGTTGGGAACAGGAGATGAACGTTTGTAGTAGGTATACATACTTTTACGGTAGTTTTTTTCGCCCTTATCTTGGACAAATGTAGCTCCTGATAAAGAAACTTCATTCCACAAGCCTGGTGGTTGGAATGGCTTAACGGACTCACCACCAATTTGCGAACTCAGCAAATCAGCCATGTACAGGGCACTATCACGAATGTGCTCGCCCTTAAGACGGAATCGTGGACCTCGTGCATAAAGTTTATTGGGTTTATCAATTGTCAGTAATTCAGCTGAGATTTTCGAGTCTTGACGATAGGTCTTGGACATGACAATTTGTTTGAGGGTACGTTTTACATCCCAATTATTATCCCGAAAATCACTAGCTAACCAGTCTAGGAGTTGAGGGTGAGTCGGCCAAGCACCTTGATTACCAAAATCCGAAGGCGTACTTACTAAACCGTGACCAAATAGCATCATCCAGTAGCGATTTACCGTAACGCGAGCGGTCAAAGGATTCTCTTTATCAACGATCCATTGTGCAAGCCCAAGTCGATTTTTTGGAGCCTCAGCTTTCATTGGAGGAAGAACTTTTGGGGTATTGGCGTGGATTTCAAGATCTTTCAAGGGTTGATCATAAGCACCGCGATTGAGGATATAAGTCTTTTTAGGAGTTTTTTCATCTTCCATCACCATGACATTGAGGTTTTTGAAATCATTAAGAGGCTTGATATAGCCGTGTCTAGCAGCAATTACGGGCTTGAACTTAAGTTTCTTTTCGGCATAGAAAGCTTTCTTTAAATTCATCTCAAAGTTATTATTGGCATTCTTAGTGAAAGCGAGGTCATCGTATTTAAGTTGGCTAACAGCGCTAATCTCATTGCCTTCAAGAACGCGGTCGTAAATTTGGAGGAGGGTGATGGGGTTATTAGTATTTTTCCCTGCATCTCTTCTGCCAATCATAAAAGTCTGATTATTGACGAACTTGCTAGGGAACTTATCATGAAGAGCTTTCTGCGGGAGCAAGTTTCCATTGAGGTACATTTTTACTCCAGCAGCTTTTTGGCTACCATCGTAAGTCACTGTGATGTGTTGCCATTTCTTGTGTTCGAGTTCTTGCTCTGCATCAACAAAGATATGTTCCTTGCCGTGATGTCTGATATAGCTAAAACCGAGCTTGTGATCTTTGATATAGATTTCCATACCTTGAGCATTGTGCTGTTGTGCTTGGCTGACAATGGTATGCTTCTCTTTCTGTGGCGCATATTTCAAATGGAAGGATAATGAGAAAGCACTATCTGAATCAAAGAGTTTAGGGATGCTATCATAGATACCATGACGGACGATGATCGCCTTTGTTTTTGCAATGGGTTTCTTTGTTTTTTCATCGATCTTTTCGTCGATGCCATTAACCACATTAATATTGAGGGTTTTTGGTGCTTGCAGATAATCATCTTGAGCAAAATCATAGGCTTCTTCTTTAGATCTGAGCGGAAAGAAATGTTTTAGACCTGTAGGGATAGCTTTAAGTTTTTGTGATTTCTGAGCCTGCCATTGATTGAACGCCGTCACGTGTTGTTGATGAAATTTTTGAATATTGTCATCGGCATTAGCAAGTTGAACCTCTAGCTGAGTAATCATTTTCTGCTGATACTTAT from Lentisphaera profundi harbors:
- a CDS encoding DUF1553 domain-containing protein yields the protein MFKTKISLLSLSLIVGASCALMTDKKVEVEKVSFNKDIRPILSDRCFHCHGPDEEERKGDLRLDIPDGPEGAFRVHDGIASIIAGNAEESELYYRISTDDSDDIMPPKKSHKIPLTKEEIDLFKRWINEGATWSKHWAFEPITKPLVPKVKKSQTNNPIDNFIVATLNEKDLKPSPEAPKHKIIRRLSYDLNGLPPSPKEIDQFVNDSSNNAYEKLVDRILAKPAYGERMALPWLDMARYGDSSVYHADGPRTMWPWRDWVIDAYNSNKPFDQFTLEQIAGDHIPNATTDQKVATAFLRNNGTTDEGGAFFEEYRVEYTVDRLSTVSKVWLGLTTECAQCHDHKYDPISQKEFYEMYAFFNISADKGMQTRRGNAVPIIKIGDNKYQQKMITQLEVQLANADDNIQKFHQQHVTAFNQWQAQKSQKLKAIPTGLKHFFPLRSKEEAYDFAQDDYLQAPKTLNINVVNGIDEKIDEKTKKPIAKTKAIIVRHGIYDSIPKLFDSDSAFSLSFHLKYAPQKEKHTIVSQAQQHNAQGMEIYIKDHKLGFSYIRHHGKEHIFVDAEQELEHKKWQHITVTYDGSQKAAGVKMYLNGNLLPQKALHDKFPSKFVNNQTFMIGRRDAGKNTNNPITLLQIYDRVLEGNEISAVSQLKYDDLAFTKNANNNFEMNLKKAFYAEKKLKFKPVIAARHGYIKPLNDFKNLNVMVMEDEKTPKKTYILNRGAYDQPLKDLEIHANTPKVLPPMKAEAPKNRLGLAQWIVDKENPLTARVTVNRYWMMLFGHGLVSTPSDFGNQGAWPTHPQLLDWLASDFRDNNWDVKRTLKQIVMSKTYRQDSKISAELLTIDKPNKLYARGPRFRLKGEHIRDSALYMADLLSSQIGGESVKPFQPPGLWNEVSLSGATFVQDKGEKNYRKSMYTYYKRSSPVPNMTTFDAPSREKCTIERSRTNTPLQALITLNDPIFVESARFFAERIIKEGGPSLSDKIDYAFKVAVAHPPKPELKTKLKEFYLRRHADFEKSPENSKMLLEIGDTKRNESLDLSEHASWTLVAQLIMNLDETLNKE
- a CDS encoding sugar phosphate isomerase/epimerase family protein; translated protein: MKQALIYLILLCLSSSAEENTQTPFFAFLNGIPSFSSFDEEAKVLKELGYDGISQIFGGGDALTQRMAAYEKVGLKVLSIYRSANVKAIAPAALKALENRGCIIELTVPKITPEIIASIRQTTENASKMNIRVALYPHAGFAVATIPQAMELINQVNHPNLGIMFNLCHFLKNEKAEDLEKTLALCAPQLFAVSTSGADIDGKNWPTLIQTLDKGTFPQERLFRVLKKLNFEGPVSLQGYGIKGNKLDNITRSIRAWKALKIK
- a CDS encoding DUF1501 domain-containing protein, with protein sequence MNRRDVLKSGLGLGTMALTGLQNNVFANNGGISHDFKLPGLPKAKRVIYLFMAGGPSHIDTFDFHPEMRKLHGTELPDSIRNGQRITGMTSGQKSFPCVAPMHQFHKHGEMQTWVSEYLPHTAKMVDKLSIIKTMNTEAVNHDPAITYINTGNQIVGHPSLGSWLSYGIGSQNQNLPSYVTMISRGSGNGQALYSRLWGSGNLPSKHAGVKLRSGKEAVLYLDNPKGVTRSSRRDLLNTLGDFNRSHYKDIRDPEIDARIAQYEMAYRMQSEVPDTLDMTKESKATLDLYGPDVLKPGTFANNCIKARKLSENGVRFIQLFHRNWDHHSSLPKHMPKQCNMIDQPSMGLLKDLESRGLLDDTLVIWGGEFGRTIYSQGKLTKTDHGRDHHGRCFTYWMAGGGVKQGYEHGVTDEYAYNILDKPVHINDFNATVLHLLGINHEKFSVKHQGLDLRLTGVEPRKVIHDIIA